Proteins co-encoded in one Conger conger chromosome 4, fConCon1.1, whole genome shotgun sequence genomic window:
- the enc3 gene encoding ectodermal-neural cortex 3, producing MSVSNHENRKSRSSSGSMNIQLFHKASHADSLLTQLNLLRKRRVFTDVVLRAGHRAFPCHRAVLASCSRYFEAMFGGGLKESRDAEVNFHDSLHPEVLELLLDYAYSARVIINEENAESLLEAGDMLQFHDIRDASADFLEKNLHPSNCLGMMLLSDAHRCERLYELSWRMCLANFATLFKTEDFLGLPKDKVQELIFSEELEVEDESLAYEAVIDWVKADVERRMAHLPELLRCVRLALLPETYLLKNVASEELVMSHKVGREIVEDAVRCKMRILQNDGVVTGFCARPRKVSQALLLLGGQTFMCDKVYMIDHKTKEITPKTDIPSPRKECSACAIGCKVYVTGGRGSENGASKDVWVYDTLHDEWSKAAPMLVARFGHGSAELDHILYVVGGHTSLAGSFPASPSVSLKQVEQYDPQTNKWTLVAPLREGVSNAAVVGAKNKLFAFGGTSVNREKFPKVQCFDPCQNRWSVPAVCPQLWRYTAAAVVGNHVVVIGGDTEFSASSAYRFNSETFQWSKFGDVTAKRISCHAVASGNRLYVVGGYFGAQRCKTLDCYDPSTDTWDSITSVPYSLIPTAFVSTWKYLSA from the coding sequence ATGTCTGTGAGCAATCACGAGAACCGGAAGTCGAGATCCAGCTCCGGCTCCATGAACATCCAGCTGTTCCACAAGGCGTCCCACGCGGACAGCCTGCTCACGCAGCTGAACCTGCTGCGCAAACGGCGGGTGTTCACCGACGTGGTGCTGCGGGCGGGGCACCGCGCCTTCCCCTGCCACCGCGCCGTGCTGGCCTCCTGCAGCCGCTACTTCGAGGCCATGTTCGGCGGCGGCCTGAAGGAGAGCCGCGACGCCGAGGTCAACTTCCACGACTCGCTGCACCCCGAGgtgctggagctgctgctggaCTACGCCTACTCGGCCCGCGTCATCATCAACGAGGAGAACGCCGAGTCGCTGCTGGAGGCCGGCGACATGCTCCAGTTCCACGACATCCGCGACGCCTCCGCCGACTTCCTCGAGAAGAACCTGCACCCGTCCAACTGCCTGGGGATGATGCTGCTGTCGGACGCCCACCGCTGCGAGCGCCTCTACGAGCTCTCCTGGAGGATGTGCCTGGCCAACTTCGCCACGCTCTTCAAGACCGAGGACTTCCTGGGCCTGCCCAAGGACAAGGTGCAGGAGCTGATCTTCAGCGAGGAGCTGGAGGTGGAGGACGAGAGCCTGGCCTACGAGGCCGTCATCGACTGGGTGAAGGCGGACGTGGAGCGGCGGATGGCGCACCTCCCCGAGCTCCTCCGCTGCGTCCGGCTGGCGCTGCTGCCCGAGACCTACCTGCTGAAGAACGTGGCCTCCGAGGAGCTGGTGATGAGCCACAAGGTGGGCCGGGAGATCGTGGAGGACGCGGTCCGCTGCAAGATGAGGATCCTGCAGAACGACGGCGTGGTGACGGGCTTCTGCGCCCGGCCCCGCAAGGTCAGccaggccctgctgctgctcggCGGCCAGACCTTCATGTGCGACAAGGTCTACATGATCGACCACAAGACCAAGGAGATCACGCCCAAGACGGACATCCCCAGCCCGCGCAAGGAGTGCAGCGCCTGCGCCATCGGCTGCAAGGTCTACGTCACGGGGGGCCGGGGGTCCGAGAACGGGGCCTCCAAGGACGTCTGGGTCTACGACACCTTGCACGACGAGTGGTCCAAGGCCGCGCCCATGCTGGTGGCGCGGTTCGGTCACGGTTCGGCCGAGCTGGACCACATCCTCTACGTGGTGGGCGGGCACACCTCCCTGGCCGGCTCCTTCCCGGCCTCCCCGTCCGTGTCGCTCAAGCAGGTCGAGCAGTACGACCCGCAGACCAACAAGTGGACCCTGGTGGCCCCGCTGCGGGAAGGGGTGAGCAACGCCGCCGTCGTCGGGGCCAAGAACAAGCTCTTCGCCTTCGGCGGCACCAGCGTCAACCGGGAGAAGTTTCCCAAGGTGCAGTGCTTCGACCCGTGCCAGAACCGCTGGTCGGTGCCCGCGGTGTGCCCCCAGCTCTGGCGCTACACGGCCGCGGCGGTGGTGGGCAACCACGTGGTGGTGATCGGCGGCGACACGGAGTTCTCCGCCAGCTCGGCCTACCGCTTCAACAGCGAGACCTTCCAGTGGTCCAAGTTCGGGGACGTCACGGCCAAGCGGATCAGCTGCCACGCGGTGGCGTCCGGCAACCGGCTGTACGTGGTGGGGGGCTACTTCGGGGCCCAGCGATGTAAAACCCTGGACTGTTACGACCCCTCCACGGACACTTGGGACAGCATCACCAGCGTCCCGTACTCGTTAATCCCCACTGCGTTCGTCAGCACCTGGAAGTATCTGTCTGCCTAG
- the timm13 gene encoding mitochondrial import inner membrane translocase subunit Tim13, producing the protein MDNFTSDFSSTGGSGKMDTGTIMEQVKVQIAVANAQELLQRMTDKCFKKCIGKPGGTLDNSEQKCIAMCMDRYMDAWNTVSRAYNSRLQRERARI; encoded by the exons ATGGATAACTTTACCTCCGATTTTTCCTCGACCGGCGGATCCGGTAAAATGGACACCGGTACAATAATGGAACAGGTGAAAGTACAGATAGCAGTGGCGAATGCACAGGAGCTCTTGCAG AGGATGACCGATAAATGTTTCAAGAAGTGCATTGGCAAACCTGGGGGCACACTGGATAATTCTGAACAG AAATGCATCGCCATGTGCATGGATCGATACATGGACGCGTGGAACACTGTATCCAGGGCGTACAACTCCCGACTGCAGAGGGAAAGGGCGCGGATCTGA